The Gloeomargarita lithophora Alchichica-D10 genomic sequence AGCGTACATGGAGTTGATGATTGCTTAAGCGGCCTAAAATGTGGTTTGCTGTGGCTTCTAATTGGGGTAAAATCTGCTCGATCATCAGGGCTTGAATGCCATTTTTGCCAAAGGCTTGGGTCAAGGTGCGATAGATTTGATATTGGTGTTCGTGGCGGGTGAGTTCCTGTTGCCCTTGGTGATTTTTTTTCCGCAGTTGGCTCAGTTGTTGCAGACGCTCTTGCAGGGTGCCGCTTTGAATATATTGGGTTTGCAATTTTTGTTGCTGGGCTTGAATTTGGGTGGCTAATTTATCCATAGAATCACTTAGGTCGGGGAGTTGGGCGAGGGTGGTGCTAATGGTAATGATTTTTTGGGCGAGTTCCTCCAGCCGTTGCAACCGGGTGGTGGCGGTGGCGATGAGGGTGACAAGTTCCTGGTCTAAGCGGGGGTGTTCCTGCTGTGCCTGTTGCAATTCTTGATAACGTAGGGGCGCATTTTGATGCTGTTGCATCTGTTGACGGATGGTTTGATGGGTGGTGGCATCGTAGGCTAAATCGGCCAGTTGTTGCTGCAGGCGATCTAGTTGGTAACGTAGGGGAGAATGGTGGGTCGCTTCGTTGATTTGTGTATCTAAATCCTGGCATTTTTGTTCGAGTTGGTGCAGGCATTGGCACAAGTAACCATACTCTTTTTCGGCGTTTTGAATTTCCGCTTGTTTAATCTCCACCCAACGCCATTTTTCCACTTCTCCACGGGCGCAGGTGTGGGCATTCTCATCGTAGTTGATTGCGGCTAGATTGATTTCAATTTGTGCCAGTTCCGGGTTGATTTGTGGGCAGGCTAAGGTTTCTTGAATGGCCTGAATCCGGGTTTGGTTTTGCTGAATTTGGGCTTGTAGTTCTTGTCGCTGTTGCCGTTTTTGACTGAGTTGGCCTTGTTTATGACTGAGGGGTTCCCGTTGTTGGCACTGTTCTCTAATCTGGTGATATTCCTGCCGTAAAATGTGCAATTCTCTCCCGGTTACAGTGATTTGTTCCTTGGTGAGCCAGATGGCTTCTTCCAGTTCTCGCCGTTCTAATTCCTGTTTTTTTTGTACCACTTGCCAGTGTTTGGCATCTAGGGGATGGGCGCACAGGGGACATAGGGCTTCCGGTTGCTTGAGGAGTTCGCTTTTTTGGGCAAGCTGTGCGATTTGAATTTCATAATTTTGCAGACGGACGTTGAGACTATCTTGAAAACTTTTACGTTCTTTGCCCTTTTCTTCCACATGGTCTAAATACACTTTTTTCTTATCCAATTCGGCTAATTGTTGCTGAATTGTTGCTAGTTCCTGGTCTAGGCCATTGAGTTGGGTGAGTTGTTGGTTGAGGTGATTCAATTGCCGCTGCTGTTCCTGGAGTTGAGCTTCCTGGCGGGCACGGGTCTGTTCCTGTTGCTGGCGGAGTTTCTGATAATGTTCATACAAAGGCTTATACTGCTCGGCCTGTTGATCTAGATATTTCAATTGCTCCCGGGCGGTGGCGAGTTGGACAAGGGCGGGGGCAATTTGCGGGGATTCTTGGCGGATTAATTCCTGT encodes the following:
- a CDS encoding AAA family ATPase, which codes for MIPRQLTLNNFLSYRQASLDFSGLHTACICGPNGAGKSSLLEAMTWALWGESRAPGADDVIRSGCTEAQVDFSFSSGGQTYRVIRARKRGHTTLEFQVLAQERWQPLTQRAVKDTQDLINRELKLDYPTFIHSAYLRQGRADEFMLKTPSKRKEVLASLLQLDHYDELAEQAKKRANDQEYQAKSLQQTLIAQAQELAQEPEISQQYATLKQEIHTTQTTCDQLQNQLHQYQHQQQQRQQWVEQDQWLTQQRSQLNQDQTQTQVRQEQLRQQIAQLQHLLEQTEPITQAYQTYTNLQKQEEHLNQQSQQQQQLQQEYNQLQSEYQQVLHQLELQKQQLISERHTLTQNLQKQELIRQESPQIAPALVQLATAREQLKYLDQQAEQYKPLYEHYQKLRQQQEQTRARQEAQLQEQQRQLNHLNQQLTQLNGLDQELATIQQQLAELDKKKVYLDHVEEKGKERKSFQDSLNVRLQNYEIQIAQLAQKSELLKQPEALCPLCAHPLDAKHWQVVQKKQELERRELEEAIWLTKEQITVTGRELHILRQEYHQIREQCQQREPLSHKQGQLSQKRQQRQELQAQIQQNQTRIQAIQETLACPQINPELAQIEINLAAINYDENAHTCARGEVEKWRWVEIKQAEIQNAEKEYGYLCQCLHQLEQKCQDLDTQINEATHHSPLRYQLDRLQQQLADLAYDATTHQTIRQQMQQHQNAPLRYQELQQAQQEHPRLDQELVTLIATATTRLQRLEELAQKIITISTTLAQLPDLSDSMDKLATQIQAQQQKLQTQYIQSGTLQERLQQLSQLRKKNHQGQQELTRHEHQYQIYRTLTQAFGKNGIQALMIEQILPQLEATANHILGRLSNHQLHVRFITQKPKKSGSNKNQLIETLEIFIADYQGTRPYETYSGGEAFRVNFAIRLALARLLTQRAGATLQLLIVDEGFGTQDAQGCDRLIAAISAISDEYACILMVTHMPNLKEAFSTRIEVSKTEQGSQVQLLL